The Acidobacteriota bacterium genome has a segment encoding these proteins:
- a CDS encoding FtsX-like permease family protein yields the protein MKFELFVALRYLKAKRRQAAISVVTAISVVGVTAGVAALVIALAINNGFRQELQGKLLGATANVNLIRSQNDGIQHYEELAQRLSNLPHVVAAAPALYEQALISNRQRSGGVVIKGVDLERELKVCDLLQRLSAGSLKGLSETFPDADPIIIGKEMAKTLGASVGDTVMITSPQGTLTPFEVVPKYRHFRVVGIFDSGFYDFDASWAFTNLDAAQRLFDLRNVVSVIEFKLDDVYKADSVARTIQKAAGPGFDTTTWVDQNHALFSALKLERLVTILTIGLIVLVAALNIFITLAMMVMDKNRDIAVLKSMGARNRQIWTVFTLHGVLIAFLGTVLGLILGFGGSWLGEAYQLIPLQADVYGLSFVPFIPRPWDGLWISLAVLAISFLAAFYPSFSAARLDSAEILRYE from the coding sequence ATGAAATTTGAATTATTTGTGGCATTGCGGTATCTGAAGGCGAAGCGGCGGCAGGCTGCCATTTCAGTAGTAACGGCCATTTCCGTGGTTGGAGTGACGGCGGGTGTGGCAGCCCTGGTGATTGCGCTGGCCATCAACAATGGTTTCCGCCAGGAACTGCAGGGCAAGCTTCTTGGCGCCACCGCTAATGTGAACCTGATTCGTTCCCAGAATGACGGCATCCAGCATTACGAAGAGCTCGCCCAGCGACTCTCCAATCTGCCGCACGTTGTAGCTGCGGCGCCCGCCCTTTATGAGCAGGCACTGATTTCCAACCGGCAGCGGTCCGGGGGGGTGGTGATCAAGGGAGTTGACCTGGAACGCGAGCTGAAGGTTTGTGACCTGCTCCAGCGGCTGTCTGCGGGGTCGCTGAAGGGGCTCTCTGAAACGTTTCCCGACGCCGACCCCATCATCATCGGAAAGGAGATGGCGAAGACACTCGGGGCATCGGTAGGCGATACGGTGATGATCACCAGTCCGCAGGGGACCCTTACGCCTTTCGAAGTCGTGCCAAAGTACCGGCATTTTCGGGTTGTGGGCATTTTTGATTCGGGCTTTTACGATTTTGACGCTTCCTGGGCCTTCACCAACCTGGACGCTGCTCAGCGCCTGTTTGATTTGAGGAATGTCGTTTCCGTAATTGAATTCAAGCTTGACGATGTGTACAAGGCCGACTCGGTGGCCCGGACCATCCAGAAGGCCGCCGGCCCCGGATTTGATACCACCACCTGGGTGGACCAGAACCACGCCCTTTTCAGCGCTCTCAAGCTGGAAAGGCTGGTTACCATTTTGACCATCGGCCTCATCGTTCTGGTCGCGGCGCTTAACATTTTTATTACCCTGGCGATGATGGTCATGGACAAGAACCGCGACATCGCCGTCCTGAAGTCGATGGGAGCGAGGAACAGGCAAATCTGGACCGTCTTTACGCTGCACGGGGTCCTGATTGCGTTCCTGGGCACGGTGCTCGGGCTCATACTTGGGTTCGGCGGCTCCTGGCTGGGTGAAGCTTATCAGTTGATTCCTTTGCAAGCGGACGTGTACGGTTTGTCCTTCGTTCCATTCATCCCGCGCCCCTGGGACGGCCTCTGGATCAGCCTAGCGGTTCTCGCCATCAGCTTTCTTGCAGCTTTCTACCCATCTTTTTCAGCCGCCCGCTTGGACTCGGCGGAGATTCTGCGTTACGAATGA
- the lysS gene encoding lysine--tRNA ligase, whose protein sequence is MTWKQELTSLTISSNESQDLVLQREKKLKAIVGLGFEPYPRKFGFSHTIPQILGQYSAQTAEELASNKVPVKVAGRVMTMRPHGKAGFAHLLGEGARLQIYVRLDAVGERDFELYKLLDLGDLIGVEGFLFRTRTGELTVHAEHLHFLAKALLPLPEKWHGLTDVEIRYRQRYLDLMVNEEARRVFERRSRLIKAMREFLESHGYLEVETPMMQPMAGGAMARPFVTHHNTLDMNLYLRIAPELYLKRLIVGGLDRVYEVNRNFRNEGISTQHNPEFTMLEFYQAYADYRDMIDLTERLMQHVAMAVAGSLEFDYGEHHISFEKFQRFTMKEAVTRYWPREAGPGPTVDDLAPPKAVFDWVKTYDGFAEKSGGQYATLSTAEGTAPGTALQELFEAVAERQLIQPTFIIDFPLEVSPLSKQKPDDPNFVERFELYVAGMEIANAFSELNDPAEQRDRFEYQQLLRERGDLTAHALDEDYIRALSYGMPPTGGEGIGIDRLTMLLTNSHSIRDVILFPLLRPEKSSA, encoded by the coding sequence ATGACTTGGAAGCAGGAGTTAACGAGCTTGACAATATCAAGTAATGAGAGCCAGGACCTGGTGCTGCAGCGAGAGAAGAAGCTGAAGGCCATTGTCGGCCTGGGTTTTGAGCCCTACCCGAGAAAATTCGGCTTCAGCCACACCATTCCGCAGATCCTGGGCCAGTATTCTGCCCAGACGGCCGAGGAACTGGCTTCGAATAAAGTTCCGGTAAAGGTTGCTGGCCGTGTCATGACCATGCGGCCCCACGGGAAAGCTGGCTTTGCGCATCTCCTGGGAGAAGGGGCCCGGCTACAGATCTATGTTCGTCTGGACGCCGTAGGCGAACGCGATTTTGAGCTCTACAAGCTCCTCGACCTGGGCGACCTGATCGGTGTGGAGGGCTTTTTGTTCCGGACCCGCACCGGCGAACTGACGGTGCACGCCGAGCATCTCCATTTTCTTGCCAAAGCCCTTCTTCCACTGCCTGAAAAATGGCACGGGCTTACTGATGTTGAGATCCGCTATCGGCAGCGATACCTGGACTTGATGGTCAATGAGGAGGCCCGCCGCGTTTTTGAGAGGCGTTCGCGTCTGATCAAGGCCATGCGGGAGTTCCTGGAGTCCCACGGCTATCTTGAAGTTGAGACGCCGATGATGCAGCCGATGGCTGGCGGCGCCATGGCTCGCCCTTTTGTGACACACCACAACACGCTGGATATGAACCTCTACCTGCGGATAGCGCCCGAGCTTTACTTGAAGCGCCTGATTGTGGGAGGTCTAGACCGCGTTTACGAAGTCAACCGGAACTTCCGTAACGAAGGCATTTCCACCCAGCACAATCCGGAGTTTACGATGCTGGAGTTTTATCAGGCGTATGCGGATTACCGGGACATGATTGACCTGACTGAGCGCCTGATGCAGCACGTGGCCATGGCCGTCGCGGGCTCACTCGAGTTTGATTACGGGGAGCACCATATCTCGTTTGAAAAATTCCAGCGCTTTACCATGAAAGAAGCCGTTACCCGCTACTGGCCCAGGGAGGCCGGTCCCGGGCCAACGGTTGATGACCTGGCCCCGCCGAAAGCGGTTTTCGATTGGGTGAAAACGTACGACGGCTTTGCGGAAAAATCGGGTGGGCAGTACGCAACTCTTTCGACGGCGGAAGGAACAGCTCCAGGAACGGCCCTGCAGGAACTCTTCGAGGCGGTGGCGGAGCGCCAGTTGATCCAGCCGACTTTCATCATCGATTTTCCGCTTGAAGTTTCGCCGCTTTCCAAGCAGAAGCCGGACGATCCCAACTTTGTCGAGCGATTTGAGCTTTACGTGGCAGGAATGGAAATCGCCAATGCTTTCAGCGAGTTGAACGATCCGGCCGAGCAGCGCGACCGGTTTGAATATCAGCAGCTATTGCGCGAACGCGGTGACTTGACGGCGCATGCTCTGGATGAAGACTATATCCGGGCGCTTAGTTACGGCATGCCTCCGACAGGCGGGGAGGGAATCGGGATTGACCGCCTCACGATGCTGCTGACCAATTCCCATTCCATCCGTGACGTGATCCTTTTCCCCCTGCTGCGCCCCGAAAAGTCTTCGGCCTGA
- a CDS encoding DUF4410 domain-containing protein: MGGQSGDGKPDLVRAHDTGARIRSQYSAVPGRFQDETKVLEQTLCERGNTSVRKISFVALLVAIGMLGVNRTARPEEATVKDKYHAIEAAPMEVQPGVQVPAEYLQKIQDETIKQLKESKRFTDVLASGENPPDAASPVLRLTGTITHYKPGSRAKRYLIGYGVGSTEIYAHLVFQDRTTGATVITQEVKAVLTSGLGGGKSSDVARDFARHVVTSTKLILEKRLPAEAETSASAPTGSAALPPAPPDNAISAIPASVAPATVAAATRERSADRRIVTIQSGKFEDAEQELNSAAASGFRMARFAVTGRKSAEVTMEKTASPGLAYQYRLLHVMWIPTLQKELNERAADGFRLCPHTLAQLRRASAIVIMEKPPIAPDTLYGYRVHATMRVSSAQKDIQKDQSDGFTLAETTEGGAHIVILEKAMPKSAQ; the protein is encoded by the coding sequence ATGGGCGGACAGAGCGGCGACGGCAAACCGGATCTGGTGCGGGCGCATGACACGGGCGCGAGAATCCGCTCCCAGTATTCTGCCGTACCGGGCAGGTTCCAGGACGAAACAAAGGTCCTGGAACAGACGCTTTGCGAAAGGGGGAATACCTCGGTGCGAAAAATCAGTTTTGTGGCATTGCTAGTTGCGATCGGAATGCTGGGCGTCAACCGGACGGCACGGCCAGAAGAGGCAACGGTCAAGGACAAATACCACGCGATCGAAGCGGCCCCGATGGAGGTTCAGCCGGGCGTGCAGGTCCCCGCTGAGTACCTCCAGAAAATACAGGATGAAACGATCAAGCAGTTGAAGGAGTCGAAGAGATTTACGGACGTCCTCGCATCCGGAGAAAATCCGCCGGACGCGGCCTCACCCGTGCTGCGCCTGACTGGAACCATCACCCACTACAAGCCGGGTAGCCGCGCCAAGCGCTACCTTATCGGGTACGGCGTGGGATCGACGGAAATCTATGCGCACTTGGTGTTCCAGGACCGCACGACCGGCGCAACCGTCATTACCCAGGAAGTGAAGGCAGTGCTAACGAGCGGACTGGGCGGGGGAAAGTCATCGGACGTGGCGCGCGATTTTGCGCGGCACGTGGTAACCAGCACCAAGCTGATTCTGGAAAAGCGGCTGCCCGCAGAGGCTGAAACCTCTGCCTCTGCGCCGACGGGCTCCGCCGCTTTGCCACCGGCTCCGCCCGATAATGCCATTTCTGCAATTCCCGCCAGTGTGGCGCCGGCGACCGTAGCGGCCGCAACCCGGGAAAGATCGGCTGACCGCCGCATCGTTACTATCCAGTCGGGCAAGTTCGAGGATGCTGAACAGGAGCTGAACAGCGCCGCGGCTTCCGGCTTTCGCATGGCGAGATTCGCGGTGACCGGACGGAAGAGCGCCGAAGTTACGATGGAAAAAACCGCCTCACCCGGACTGGCTTACCAATACCGGCTGCTGCACGTGATGTGGATCCCCACGCTCCAAAAAGAATTGAACGAACGCGCCGCCGACGGATTCCGCTTGTGCCCGCACACGCTGGCGCAGCTTCGCAGAGCTTCCGCCATAGTGATTATGGAAAAGCCGCCTATCGCGCCCGATACGCTGTATGGATACCGGGTCCACGCCACCATGCGCGTCTCGAGCGCACAGAAGGACATTCAGAAGGACCAGAGCGACGGCTTTACCCTAGCCGAAACCACTGAGGGCGGCGCGCACATCGTGATCCTTGAAAAGGCCATGCCGAAAAGCGCGCAATAG
- a CDS encoding ABC transporter ATP-binding protein, giving the protein MLRVENLTKVFRSGEQEVVVFDGLSLKVEPGELLALVGRSGSGKTTLLHLLAALDTPTRGEIYFGGQRLAELGFEEQADYRNRKIGFVWQMHHLLPEFSALENVMLPQLIAGSGFDKARGHARELLAEVGLENALGRRTGELSGGEQQRVALARALVNKPALLLADEPTGNLDHRTAEHVMDLLERLHRVHGLTSVLATHNLELAQRAARTLRLEDGQLTEVVVPRFN; this is encoded by the coding sequence ATGCTGCGTGTTGAAAATCTAACCAAGGTTTTCCGTTCCGGTGAGCAGGAGGTGGTTGTCTTTGACGGCCTTAGTCTCAAAGTGGAACCAGGAGAGCTGCTGGCGCTGGTTGGGAGGTCCGGGTCAGGCAAGACAACGCTCCTGCACCTGCTTGCGGCGCTAGACACTCCGACGAGAGGTGAGATATACTTTGGAGGGCAGAGGTTGGCTGAGCTCGGTTTCGAAGAGCAGGCGGATTATAGAAACCGGAAGATTGGTTTTGTCTGGCAAATGCACCACTTACTGCCTGAATTCAGCGCCCTTGAAAATGTGATGTTGCCCCAGCTCATCGCAGGCAGTGGTTTTGATAAGGCACGGGGTCACGCCAGGGAACTTCTGGCGGAGGTGGGCCTGGAAAACGCCCTGGGACGCCGGACCGGTGAGCTTTCAGGCGGTGAGCAGCAGCGCGTAGCGCTTGCGAGGGCGTTGGTGAACAAGCCAGCATTGCTGCTGGCAGACGAGCCGACTGGTAACCTGGATCACCGGACCGCTGAGCATGTGATGGATCTGCTCGAACGGTTGCACCGGGTTCATGGGTTGACTTCGGTGCTGGCCACGCACAATTTGGAACTCGCGCAGCGCGCGGCTCGGACGTTGCGTCTTGAAGACGGTCAACTGACCGAGGTGGTAGTTCCACGGTTTAACTGA
- a CDS encoding ATP-dependent Clp protease ATP-binding subunit — protein sequence MFERYTEKARRVIFFARYEASQFGSPYIETEHLLLGLLREDKALTNRFLRSHASIESIRKQVEGHIPIREKVSTSVELPLSQECKRVLAYAAEEAERLAHKHIGTEHLLLGLLREDKSFAAEILHERGLRLSTLREELSRSQSEKVSANRAKETSLLSEFSRDLTQAALENQLDPLVGRENEVERVIQILCRRTKNNPVLIGEPGVGKTAIVEGLAERIAEGDVPSFLSDKRILALDLSLIVAGTKYRGQFEERLKTIMKELMEAQNAIIFIDELHTLVGAGSAEGSLDAANILKPALSRGEIQCIGATTPGEFRKSIERDRSLERRFQAVKVPPPDEGQTIKILFGIKERYEKFHAVSYADEAITNSVYLSSRYIPDRFLPDKAVDLIDEAGARVKLRQSTLPEEMIDVQKRIKFVVHRMENAIANHEFEKARFYSDEERKERENLRLLREKYNIDETATGSVSKADIEDVVARWTGIPMSSIKEEEMTKLLRLEDELHKRIISQDSAISALARAIRRSRAGLKPPGRPVGSFLFLGPTGVGKTEMARSLAAILFNSERALIRFDMSEFMEKHSVSKLIGSPPGYVGYEEGGQLTERVRRSPYSLILLDEIEKAHPDIFNILLQVFEDGQLTDGLGNTVDFKNTIIIMTSNIGARYLERRSNLGFQSATEGATDKKLGDLVMGEVKRLFNPEFLNRLDEIIIFNALNDNDMLQILDLLVSAMNQHLAQKNISLTLTPEAGKWILEKTCSDRSYGARPLRRALQKFIEDPLSEALIQGEIQPPAVLEVVVENESLYYRPVNDKLVAATPLSH from the coding sequence ATGTTCGAGAGATACACAGAAAAAGCCCGGCGTGTCATTTTCTTCGCCCGATATGAGGCCAGCCAGTTCGGGAGCCCCTATATCGAGACTGAACATCTGCTGCTCGGCTTGCTGCGTGAAGATAAAGCGCTCACTAACCGTTTCCTGCGTTCCCACGCTTCAATTGAATCGATTCGCAAGCAGGTGGAGGGACACATTCCCATCCGGGAAAAGGTGTCCACTTCCGTCGAGCTGCCCCTCAGCCAGGAGTGCAAGCGTGTGCTGGCGTACGCCGCCGAAGAGGCTGAGCGCCTGGCCCATAAACACATTGGGACGGAACATCTTCTGCTTGGGCTTCTCCGGGAGGACAAATCCTTTGCCGCTGAGATCCTCCATGAGCGGGGGCTGCGGCTGTCCACGCTCCGCGAAGAGTTGAGCCGTTCGCAGAGCGAGAAGGTGTCTGCAAATCGCGCCAAGGAAACTTCGTTGCTTTCTGAATTCAGCCGCGACTTAACGCAGGCCGCGCTTGAAAACCAGCTTGACCCTCTGGTCGGCCGGGAAAACGAAGTCGAGCGAGTTATTCAGATACTCTGCCGGCGCACCAAGAACAATCCCGTCCTGATCGGTGAGCCGGGTGTTGGCAAAACGGCCATTGTTGAGGGCCTGGCGGAACGTATCGCCGAAGGCGACGTTCCCTCCTTCCTTTCGGACAAGCGAATTCTAGCCCTTGACCTGTCCCTGATTGTGGCGGGCACCAAGTACCGCGGGCAGTTCGAGGAGCGCCTGAAGACCATCATGAAAGAGCTGATGGAGGCGCAGAACGCCATTATCTTTATCGACGAACTTCATACGCTGGTGGGCGCCGGCTCGGCCGAAGGTTCGCTCGACGCCGCCAACATTCTCAAGCCGGCCCTGTCGCGCGGCGAAATCCAGTGCATCGGCGCCACGACGCCGGGCGAATTCCGAAAGTCCATTGAGAGAGACCGGTCGCTTGAAAGGCGGTTCCAGGCGGTCAAGGTTCCTCCGCCCGACGAGGGACAGACCATCAAGATACTGTTTGGGATCAAGGAACGGTACGAAAAATTCCATGCCGTGTCCTACGCTGATGAGGCCATAACGAATTCCGTGTACCTTTCCAGCCGTTACATTCCGGACCGTTTCCTGCCCGACAAGGCCGTGGACCTGATTGATGAAGCAGGCGCCCGCGTCAAGCTGCGGCAGAGCACCCTGCCGGAAGAGATGATCGACGTCCAGAAGCGGATCAAATTTGTGGTCCACAGGATGGAAAACGCCATCGCGAACCATGAGTTTGAGAAGGCGCGCTTCTATTCCGACGAGGAGCGCAAGGAGCGCGAGAACCTGCGGCTGCTGCGCGAAAAGTACAATATTGATGAGACCGCTACCGGCTCGGTATCCAAAGCGGACATTGAGGACGTCGTTGCGCGCTGGACGGGCATTCCGATGAGCTCCATCAAAGAAGAGGAAATGACCAAGCTGCTCCGGCTTGAAGATGAGCTGCACAAGCGCATCATCAGCCAGGATTCGGCGATTTCGGCCCTGGCGCGGGCCATCCGGCGTTCACGGGCCGGGCTGAAGCCGCCCGGGAGGCCGGTGGGTTCATTCCTGTTTCTCGGGCCCACGGGCGTCGGGAAAACGGAAATGGCGCGGTCGCTGGCGGCAATCTTGTTTAACAGCGAGCGGGCGCTGATTCGCTTCGACATGTCGGAGTTTATGGAAAAACACTCCGTGTCCAAGCTGATTGGCTCCCCCCCCGGATATGTGGGATACGAAGAAGGCGGGCAGTTGACGGAGAGGGTACGGCGTTCGCCTTATTCCCTGATCCTGCTGGACGAAATTGAGAAGGCCCACCCCGATATTTTCAATATTCTTCTTCAGGTTTTTGAAGATGGGCAGTTGACAGACGGGCTGGGAAATACGGTCGATTTCAAGAACACGATCATCATCATGACCTCGAACATTGGGGCCAGGTACCTGGAGCGGCGCTCCAACCTGGGATTCCAATCAGCGACGGAGGGCGCGACTGACAAAAAGCTTGGCGACCTGGTAATGGGCGAGGTCAAACGGCTGTTTAATCCGGAGTTCCTGAACCGGCTGGATGAAATCATCATCTTCAATGCTTTGAATGACAACGACATGCTCCAGATCCTCGATTTGCTTGTCAGCGCGATGAATCAGCATCTGGCGCAGAAGAACATCTCTCTGACGCTTACCCCCGAAGCCGGGAAGTGGATATTGGAGAAGACCTGTTCAGACCGGTCATACGGAGCCCGGCCATTGCGGCGGGCCTTGCAGAAGTTCATCGAGGACCCGCTCTCGGAAGCGTTGATTCAGGGCGAGATCCAGCCTCCCGCGGTTTTGGAGGTGGTTGTGGAGAATGAATCTCTTTATTATCGCCCTGTGAATGATAAGCTGGTTGCGGCCACGCCGCTTTCTCACTAG